TTCAATGTATTTAGTATGGAGGACCACAGCAGTTTATTTTTAAATACCCCCGCCTCCCCATCTGCAATACCGGGTGTAGGACTACCTATCCAGAAATGGGTAGTAAAATTCTTAAGGCTGTAAACACCATCTTTAAGCATAAAGCTCTGCACCACCATTACCGCAAGCGGAAGAATTACAGCAACAAAGATAAATGCGAATAAGGTTATTAAAATTGGAAGCTTCCATTTTCTTAGTGGTACCAAATTCTTTCTCGTGCCTTTGCCTCCTATAGTTGTATAGCTCTTCCTTCTACCAATTGCTCTTTGATTTAGGTATACCGTTAAGCATGCAACCAGTATTAGCACGATGCCAAGAACATAGGCTCTAACTGTATTTCTATTTCTTATGCTGGAGTAAATCATTGTGGATAGAGTGTAATAGTTCACCTTAAGTCCAAGGAATGCCGGAACTCCAAAGGCTCCTATAGCCTTGGAAAAAGTCAGTATAAAAGAAGACATTATCGCAGGCAGCACAATAGGAAAAGTAATTTTTCTTAGTATTGTAAACCTGCTGGCTCCAGTGATTTCGGCCATTTCCTCTAAATCACCGCCGATTGAATGAAGTGCTGAAGACATTAGTAAATAAGTAAAAACATAGTAATGAAGAGTCAATGTTATAATAATAGGTACAGGACCATAGGAAAACCAATCTGGTGGGCTAACCTTAAAAACCGATTGAAAGAACCCTGGATATCCCCCTATCCTGTTATTTTTAAATACAACTGTCCATGCCATAGCCTTTGACCAGGAAGGCAGCATATAAGGAACTACAGTCAAGAATGCAAGAACCTTCTTGCAGGGCAAGTCAGTTCGTGTTAAAAGCCAAGCTAAGGTTCCCCCTAAAATAATGGAAAATATAGATACTAAAGAAGCAATAATAATTGAATTTAACAAAGGCTTATAAAATAAGTTTTTGCTAATCATGCTGCCTAAGGTAGTTTTCCAGTAGTTCAGTGTTAAGGCTCCAGCCACAGCCCCTTTCACTGTCTTTGCATCCTGCGGCTGCCACTTCACTGTAGTGCTGATCATTTCCCATAGCGGTACTAGTATTAGATAGGTAAGCAAGATTATAGAAACAATACTGATAACATAATAAGGATTGGTTACAGCATTTTTCACTATATTTTTGTATTTATTTATCTTATGCGCTTTCACTTCTGTCACTATATGCACCCCCCAAAAACAATAAAATTTATTCCCAAAAGAAGCTACTCATCGCAATTGATTCTATCTAATATGTCTAAAATCTCCGCCATATTGCTTATTACATAGTCAGGTTTATAAGTCTGTTCTCCCACCTTTGAATCAGCAGTTCCAGTAAGAAAAGAAGCTATTTGTATTGCAGCAGCGTAGCCGGCATTTTTAGAACCGATTACATCCCTCGAAATGGTATCTCCTACATAAGCAGCTTTTTCCGGCTTTGAATTTAGTTTTTCAACTGCTCTATAAAATATATCTACTCTAGGCTTCCTCATGCCTTCGATACTTGACAGATACACACACTCAAAATAATTGTCTATTCCGTAGCCTTTCAAGGTTCTAAATACCTGTGTATGGCTTGAAGTATTGCTTATAATTCCAAGCTTATAACCTTTTCTTTTAAGCTCATCCAATACGGAAGGAACATCTTCCCTAAGGCTTCTTTTATAAAATTTTGTTTCCCAAATATATGCTAGTTCTTCACAAATGTCTGCCAGCTTTCCTTCTTCAATATTAAAGTCCTTTAAATGCCACTTATACCAAATTTCAAGTGGAGAAGACTCTATAAGGGACTTTTCGCACCAAGTCTTATATTCTGAATTTCTCTTTTGCAGAATGTCTAAAAATGCCTCAGGTTCTTCGTCAATACAAATATTTTTATCCTTAAGGCAGTTTAGAATATGCCTTGTTCCCTCTAGTCTAACGTCCCTGTTATAAGTTACATCCTCTAGCGTGCCGCCCATATCAAATAAAATAGTATCAATCTTCATAAAATCACCTGCTTCTTTATAATTAATTTCCTTTAAGCTGTATGCATGTCCCTCTTATTACAAGCTCCGGCTTAACAATTTCCCTATTTTTATAATCCGAATTATGGCTTTTTATAATTTTATACAGTAAATTAAACGTTTTCTTTCCCATTTCAAATTTAGGCTGCGCTATTGTTGTCAGGTTAATAGTAGGTAGAGATGCAAAAGCTGCATCATCATAACCAACAATAGAGATGTCTTCAGGCACCCTAAGTCCCTTTTCCAGCACTGCTTCCATAACCCCTATTGCTACCATGTCACTGCTGCAAAAGATAGCTGATGGAATTTTGCCCAAGGAAAGTATGTGTTTTGTCTGAAAATATCCACTTTCACGCCACTTTCTTCCAGCTCCATCAACGTAAACAACAGGATTACAGTTATTCTCCTGCATAACTGTTTCATAGCCCTTTATCCTATCGGCCATAGTCTTTGTGTTATCCCTGTCGCAAACCATATAGATTTCTCTATGCCCCAGCTTTATAAGGTAGTCTACTGCAGTTTTTGAACCATAGAAATTATCTACTGTTACGTAGTTGCCCATATTGTCGTTTACTTTTCCACCAATATAAACAATAGGTATGCTGTTTCTTGTAATTTCCTCAATGTGGTCTACGCTGTTTGATACAGGTGCAACTATAATACCACTGACTCTCTTTTCCATAAGTGTTCTAACATACTTCTTTTCCAGCTCAATATCTCTGTTGGTATCACATAAAAATAAACAATAACCATGTTCCCGAGCCTGTATATCTAATCCTTTAAATACTTCAGAGTATATAGGTGATGAGATATCCGGAATAAGCAGTCCTATCATATTACTCTTGCCCTTTGCCAAATTCCTTGCTATCTCATTTCGGGTATATCCTACCTGCTTGCATATTTCAAGAATTCTTGTTTTTGTCTCCTCGCTGATATCACTGTGGCCATTAAGCGCTTTAGATACAGCAGCTGCAGAAACTCCTGCCATTTCTCCTATGTGCTTAATTGTTATTTTCAAGTCATCACCTCACTTAATCGCTTAAGTTACTTAATTTTTTGCTACTTAACCGTGTAAGTAGCAAAAGCAAAAGTATATATACCGTAATAAGCATCTTAGTAAATAATATGAATATAAATCTCTCAGTATTCCCTTGATATAACCTAAAACTTAAATAATTTACAGCCTGAAAGGATTTATGTTTTCAATAAAAAATCTTCCTATCCTAAGATAAGAAGACATCAATTCATCACTGGATTTGCAAAGTCCTCACTTGCTAAGGGAGCTCAGATAGATTTTGCAAATCAAACCTACCTGAGCTCTCAAAAGCACCAGTACCTAAACTTCGGTGCTAAACCCTGTGTCTTAGTGCTTTATAAACGGGCAACAATATCTTTAGAGGTATAATCTTCTATTAAGGTTATTTTCTTACCTATAAGTTTCTCAATGCCCTTAAGATAATCCTTTTCTTCCACATCACAGAAGGAAAGTGCTGTCCCCTTTTGCCCTGCTCTTCCAGTACGTCCAATTCTATGAACATAGGTTTCAGGAACTTCAGGCAAGTCAAAATTAATTACATAGGGAAGCTCATCTACATCAATACCTCTTGCAGCTATATCAGTTGCAACTAAAACTCTAATTTTACCTTCCTTAAAACTATTTAAGGCTAGTTGTCTTGCACTTTGTGATTTATTACCATGGATAGCTTGAGCATCTATGCGGGCTTTATTTAACTCTTTTGTAATTATATTTGCTCCATGTTTTGTTCTTGAAAAAACTAAAACAGAGGATAGAGCTTTATCTTTAAGTAAATTTATAAGTAATTGTTTTTTGCTTTTTCTATTAACAAAATATAAACCTTGTGTAATTGTATCTACGGTAGATGAAACAGGTGTAACTTCCACCTTTACAGGATTTCTCAAAATAGAATTTGTAAGGTTTAAAATTTCCTTTGGCATAGTTGCTGAGAATAACATATTTTGCCTAACCTTAGGAAGCTTTACTATAATCTTTTTCACATCATTAATCATACCCATATCCAGCATACGATCGGCTTCATCAAGCACAAAGCATTCTACATTTTTTAAATCAATAAATCTTTGGTCAATTAGATCAAGTAATCTTCCTGGAGTAGCAATCAGTATATCTACCCCTGACTTTAGTGCCTTTGTTTGAGGATGTTGTGACACTCCACCAAAGATAACCAGGTTTTTAACAGCTAAGTATTTCCCATAGCTAGTAAAGCTGTCTCCTATCTGTATAGCTAATTCTCTAGTAGGAGCTAATATTAATGCCCTAATAGTTCTAGGTCCTTTTTCTAACTTTTTCCCACTAACAATGTTTTGTAATATAGGAACAGCAAAAGCTGCAGTTTTTCCTGTACCGGTCTGGGCACAACCTATCAAGTCCTTACCCTCTAATATATAAGGAATAGCTTTTTCCTGTATTGGAGTTGGTTTAGCATATCCCATTTCTTTTATGGACTTCAAAATCGCTTTATTTATATCTAAATTTTCAAATAACATTTTTCATCCTCCTAAGGATTTTTAAATTTATAATTTTAATTAATCAAAACTCTTATATTAAGAAGTTAAAACCCCCTTAAATAGGTTAACTATTTAAGGGGTTTAAATTAGAAAAGTCAAAGCATAAAAACATATTTATATCTTTTTAACGAATTCAGATTTTAAACTCATAGCTCCAAATCCATCAATCTTGCAATCAATATTATGATCTCCATCAACTAAACGTATATTTTTTACTATTAATTCATTTCCTCCGTTCGTTCTTATCAACTATTTACCACTCCACAAGAATAGCAATTGAAAACTTAAAATTTATAATAAATATATATTTTTTTATTTACAAAGTTACATAATACCATACTCTCTTCTGATTATCAAATTTAGGAACAACAGAACCATTTTTCAGCACAAAGGTCCTAAAGATTTCACACTCATTTTCTCAATTCTATTTGTAGCAAAAGCCCACAAATTACATAAAATATATTGTAATACTTTAAAGGAGTTTATTTTATGTATACAGATGACTTCAGATATCCATATGATGATAGCACCTCCTATGATTCCAACAATATCTATGAATTGGAAACCTATGATTTGCCTTTATATTGTCCATACAGACAAATGGTTCCGCCTCCAGGATTTCCTCAAGGACCACAAGGTTCTCAGGGTGGGCCACCTAGTGCACCTCCAAGCTTTACACCGCAGGAACCTCAGGCGCAGCAGTTTGGTGCTGAAACTTTTGCTATAGACCCTGGCGCAATTCAACCTTGTCTCTTTAGATTTGTATATATTTGGCCGAGGAGAGGAAATGGCTTTTGGGCATGGCTTACCTTTGTAGGAAGAAGATCTATTTCCGGTTTCCGCTGGGAAAGAAATAGATGGGTATATTTTGGAATGGACCTAAGAGATATAAGAAGTTTCCAATGCTTTTAAAACACGAACTTGGATGAAGTTTTAAAAGCATTACTTAATATGGCGCAAAGTTATTGGTGTACTTTTAGCAGAACCACGATAACGAAATAAATCGAAGGCATTATTAATATTGCCTTCGATTTTATAAATTTATCTATTAATTAACAGAGGTTCATTGCTTTTATATTTTATTTGTTATTAACGCCAAGTTTTTTACTGCCAAAAACTAAGGCTCCTGCTGATGCTAACATAAGAAATACTTGAAGACCAATATTTGAATTATCTCCTGTTTTAGGATTTTCGATCTTGTAATCTAAACTAAAGATTCCAACAGTACCACTAACTTCATTAGCAACTAAAAGCATAAGCTTGCCCATTAACAATTCCAACTTCAACACTCTCTGCTTCTGGACCTTTTTTACCGCTTCTTCTACTCATACAAAAATACATATCTTCGCGCTCAATATTATTGAATCTCAGCTCGAAGAGGGCATAATAAAGCATGCATATCACTTGCTCACACTATACTGATAATAGCTTATAATATCATAAAATATAAAAAGCCTTACGAGGAACTTGAATCTAATTATTTTAGTAAACTAAATGAAAAAGCTATTCTTAAACATTCAACAAAAATACTAAATTCTCTAGGATACGAAGTAACTAAAAAATTGGCTGAAGATACTTTTTAAGTTTTATAATAATTTTTTGAAAGACAATTTCATTGCCTTTAGTGGTATTTTTTTGTTTTTTTTCTAGTAACTAACGTAGTTTTTAGAATAGCACAACGAGTTATATTAATTAAATATCGAGAGAGATACAAAATCTCAAACTAATATTAGTAAAATATTTTAGTTTGTGTTCTTGCACTTCAGAAATAAATCCGCCTATAACTAAAAAATATTTAAAGACATGCATATTTAATTTATAGGTGCCATTTATATGGTTAACCATATAAACATTTAGCCATTTATGGATAAAATAAGCTTAAATATTAATACAGGAGGTTTAGACTCACTGTCAATGTGCCTACTCCTTTAATTGACGGTGAAGGCTTTGATATAAAAAGAACCTACAAGCTGAGAGAATCTACCGCAAGAATGCTCAATGAAATAAAGGCAGTGCACCCAGATGTGAATGTTTATATGAATACTATTGTAGATGCAGCTATAAGGCATTATTATGAATTTATTTTCTCAAAACAAGAGAGTATTTAAATAATTGGCTAGGTTTAATAGTAATGTTGAAATTATGCATGTTATTTGTTCTCTAGGAAAGCCTTCGCTGCACATATAAGACTACGACTTCTTTTATATAACTCTGCTAAAATTATCAAACTCGCTTCTCTCAAACAGTAAAAATTTCTTAACGCAGAATTACATAAAAGAAGTCCAGTCTTATTGATGTTCGCTCAATGTTTTCTACGAGAACAAATAACATGCTTACTTCAACACTATTAAACATTGCCAAATAATTCATACTAGCTTTTCCCAATGATGTTATAATAAATAATATGAAAGAATAATTTTATGGGGGTTATATTATGGATTTAAAGCAATTCAAAAGCTATTGCCTGAGCAAAAAAGGAGTAACCGAAGCCTTTCCCTTTGATGAGGAAACCTTGGTGCTTAAGGTTGGCTCAAAAATGTTTGCCTTAACAAATATAAACAATCCAATTCTTGAAGTTAACCTAAAATGCGATCCTTTCATGTCCCAGGATTTAAGAAAAGAATACAGCTCCATAAAGCCCGGCTACCACATGAACAAAACCCATTNAGTAATACGGCGGAATAGCTCAGCTGGCTAGAGCAATCGGTTCATACCCGATGTGTCGTAGGTTCAAGTCCTATTTCCGCTACCAGTAACCCCTACAGAATTCTGTAGGGGTTTTGTTTGCTTAGATATCTAAGGTTATTGTAAATCTTGTACGAATATAGCAGAAGATATAGCAATCTTTTCATCGGAATGTATTACTTTTGCTACATACCAGGAGTAAGAACTATCTATACTCAATTCTAAATTCCACTCACAATTTTCTAGATTGCCGCAAAGTTTCTCTTTAATTATTTTTCCACCGTTTGATACTATTTGGATTTTATCTATAGGACTATTTTTATCTTCTGCTAATATATGAAGATGAAGAATATCATTCTTACTCAAATTTATAATACTACCCATCCACTGATTGTTTCCTTTTACAACAAGCTTTAAACTTTTAGACTCTGTTGAATAAATTCTTCTTAGCTTAATTGCAGCTATTAAGGCCTCCACTGAAAGCTCTCTTGATATTACTGCGGTTACATTGCTTGAGTCACCCCAATCGTCAATATGATTGTCCTGACCGTTAATAGCTGCTATATGCCAGCCTGAATCAAGAGTCTCATAGTAATTTTGTTCTGCACGGTTGTATTCCCGAGTTGTTGAACCATTACCTACCTCATACAAGTTAACAAAATTATCAAAGTTATGAGAAAAGGGGAGAGTCTTAGGTGATCGATAGGGATGATTTATGGATAAAAGCAGATTTTCTTCAGTACAAAGCCAGTCATAAAGCTCATCTAAGCTGGCGGGCCTCTTTTCTATTATACCTTGGCTGTTGATAATGTTGATATGTCCCCAAAACCTTGTGCTTAACTCAAAGCCTGAAAGAGCAATAAAGTTTTTGTGTTTTGAATTTATATGTGAAGCTTCAAGCTTGAGCATTTCCCACTTAGGGTGGCTGCTTCCGGAGATAAATATAGATTTATCATGGTTTATTTTGGTACTCACAAGTTTTCCTTGATGATCTGTAACAACTAAAAAATTCAAACCATTTTGTCTTGCTTTTTCATAGGCTTCTGTAGGAGTTCCAACCCCATCAGAGTAGGAGGTGTGAGAGTGTGGGATACCATAACTGAAGCAGTAATTTTTTAATTCATCTTCAACAATAAAACTCCAGTTAAACTCCTCAACTACTTGGTTAAGGGTATTTATTTTAATTTTACCTGTATGCGTTCCATAGCTTAAAGGTGTTTTAGGATAATATGTTAAACTATTAGCATCCAAGTTAAAGTTCACCTCTTCATCATCAATGAGAAGCTGTGCACTGGAGAAGTCTAAAAGCTCTTTTCCCTCTTTTAAAAAAGCACAAATAACAGGCTGTCTGTTTGAGGTTGCAGTAAGGTTTCCTGGAGAAAAGTAAAAGCGTACACTAACATTTGTATTACTAAGTCTATATTCACTGCAGCGCAGGGCTTCAAGCTTCAATTCTTTTATTATTTCATAATATTTATCCTTCAAAGTCTAACTCACCTTCCTATAAATCTTTTTCCTAAATATATAGTATTCATAGACTTATTAAATTGCTTCGCTGTATTATTCCAAAAAATAAAAGTCATCAGCCCAATGACTGATGACTTAATAGT
The genomic region above belongs to Clostridium swellfunianum and contains:
- a CDS encoding CehA/McbA family metallohydrolase, whose protein sequence is MKDKYYEIIKELKLEALRCSEYRLSNTNVSVRFYFSPGNLTATSNRQPVICAFLKEGKELLDFSSAQLLIDDEEVNFNLDANSLTYYPKTPLSYGTHTGKIKINTLNQVVEEFNWSFIVEDELKNYCFSYGIPHSHTSYSDGVGTPTEAYEKARQNGLNFLVVTDHQGKLVSTKINHDKSIFISGSSHPKWEMLKLEASHINSKHKNFIALSGFELSTRFWGHINIINSQGIIEKRPASLDELYDWLCTEENLLLSINHPYRSPKTLPFSHNFDNFVNLYEVGNGSTTREYNRAEQNYYETLDSGWHIAAINGQDNHIDDWGDSSNVTAVISRELSVEALIAAIKLRRIYSTESKSLKLVVKGNNQWMGSIINLSKNDILHLHILAEDKNSPIDKIQIVSNGGKIIKEKLCGNLENCEWNLELSIDSSYSWYVAKVIHSDEKIAISSAIFVQDLQ
- a CDS encoding ABC transporter permease → MTEVKAHKINKYKNIVKNAVTNPYYVISIVSIILLTYLILVPLWEMISTTVKWQPQDAKTVKGAVAGALTLNYWKTTLGSMISKNLFYKPLLNSIIIASLVSIFSIILGGTLAWLLTRTDLPCKKVLAFLTVVPYMLPSWSKAMAWTVVFKNNRIGGYPGFFQSVFKVSPPDWFSYGPVPIIITLTLHYYVFTYLLMSSALHSIGGDLEEMAEITGASRFTILRKITFPIVLPAIMSSFILTFSKAIGAFGVPAFLGLKVNYYTLSTMIYSSIRNRNTVRAYVLGIVLILVACLTVYLNQRAIGRRKSYTTIGGKGTRKNLVPLRKWKLPILITLFAFIFVAVILPLAVMVVQSFMLKDGVYSLKNFTTHFWIGSPTPGIADGEAGVFKNKLLWSSILNTLKLVLVVSVTATLIGLILGYIVSRGRKKLSGRIIDQLSFTPYIIPSIAFGAIYLSMFSKPKLFLPTLYGTFGILVLISVVKYLPFSVRSGTSNMLQIGYELEEAAIIEGSSWIKRFRKIMLPLSKKGLLSGFLLIFISAMKELDLLVLLVTPKTGTLTTLTYSYAESGFQQFSNVIMTLIVFIIIVVYYISLKIGDADITSGIGG
- a CDS encoding HAD family hydrolase; translation: MKIDTILFDMGGTLEDVTYNRDVRLEGTRHILNCLKDKNICIDEEPEAFLDILQKRNSEYKTWCEKSLIESSPLEIWYKWHLKDFNIEEGKLADICEELAYIWETKFYKRSLREDVPSVLDELKRKGYKLGIISNTSSHTQVFRTLKGYGIDNYFECVYLSSIEGMRKPRVDIFYRAVEKLNSKPEKAAYVGDTISRDVIGSKNAGYAAAIQIASFLTGTADSKVGEQTYKPDYVISNMAEILDILDRINCDE
- a CDS encoding DEAD/DEAH box helicase, with the protein product MLFENLDINKAILKSIKEMGYAKPTPIQEKAIPYILEGKDLIGCAQTGTGKTAAFAVPILQNIVSGKKLEKGPRTIRALILAPTRELAIQIGDSFTSYGKYLAVKNLVIFGGVSQHPQTKALKSGVDILIATPGRLLDLIDQRFIDLKNVECFVLDEADRMLDMGMINDVKKIIVKLPKVRQNMLFSATMPKEILNLTNSILRNPVKVEVTPVSSTVDTITQGLYFVNRKSKKQLLINLLKDKALSSVLVFSRTKHGANIITKELNKARIDAQAIHGNKSQSARQLALNSFKEGKIRVLVATDIAARGIDVDELPYVINFDLPEVPETYVHRIGRTGRAGQKGTALSFCDVEEKDYLKGIEKLIGKKITLIEDYTSKDIVARL
- a CDS encoding LacI family DNA-binding transcriptional regulator, whose product is MKITIKHIGEMAGVSAAAVSKALNGHSDISEETKTRILEICKQVGYTRNEIARNLAKGKSNMIGLLIPDISSPIYSEVFKGLDIQAREHGYCLFLCDTNRDIELEKKYVRTLMEKRVSGIIVAPVSNSVDHIEEITRNSIPIVYIGGKVNDNMGNYVTVDNFYGSKTAVDYLIKLGHREIYMVCDRDNTKTMADRIKGYETVMQENNCNPVVYVDGAGRKWRESGYFQTKHILSLGKIPSAIFCSSDMVAIGVMEAVLEKGLRVPEDISIVGYDDAAFASLPTINLTTIAQPKFEMGKKTFNLLYKIIKSHNSDYKNREIVKPELVIRGTCIQLKGN
- a CDS encoding MmcQ/YjbR family DNA-binding protein, with translation MDLKQFKSYCLSKKGVTEAFPFDEETLVLKVGSKMFALTNINNPILEVNLKCDPFMSQDLRKEYSSIKPGYHMNKTHXVIRRNSSAG
- a CDS encoding LPXTG cell wall anchor domain-containing protein; the encoded protein is MELLMGKLMLLVANEVSGTVGIFSLDYKIENPKTGDNSNIGLQVFLMLASAGALVFGSKKLGVNNK